A region from the Rhinoderma darwinii isolate aRhiDar2 chromosome 2, aRhiDar2.hap1, whole genome shotgun sequence genome encodes:
- the LOC142742241 gene encoding uncharacterized protein LOC142742241 has protein sequence MCLLNPTVQDIKTRWRSCRDQFRREMGERGRSGDGTSRKRPYIYTKQLMFLKDIMEMRTTTDNLEDTAEETDVAESQQEPPAPNVLPPSPEPTPQEPAPGQSAGAVASPAEERPVRARTRRVRAPQPATAAQVDTRVLEYLRRAAEEDGNDAFGRSIVPFLQLVPMDRMGRLQASIVTLIDASRPPHNPNICFTAIEQWRSTAMPATTPQVPGPFHPVPHMARPHPYMRPMPPQFPGPTFHPQHQHHYAGEEQATQLQVQHSGAEMQAYASPGQQYQHL, from the exons atgtgtttgttaaatccaacagtccaagatatcaaaacacggtggcggagctgccgtgatcaatttcgCCGAGAGATGGGTGAAAGGGGACGCAGCGGGGATGGCACATCTCGGAAACGCCCCTATATCTACACCAAGCAactgatgttcttgaaggacatcatggagatgcgcac aaccaccgacaatttggaggacaccgcagaggagactgacgtcgCCGAGTCTCAGCAAGAACCTCCTGCAcccaatgtcctgccgcccagcccagagccgacaccccaggagcccgcacctggccagtctgcaggggccgtcgcctctccagcagaggagcgccccgtgcgtgcccgcactcgccgTGTCCGTGCTCCACAGCCCGCCACAGCTGCCCAGGTAGATACTCGTGTCCTCGAGTACCTAAGGCGAGCCGCTGAAGAGGACGGGAATGACGCGTTTGGGCGCAGCATAGTTCCCTTCCTACAGCTggtgcccatggaccgtatggggcgtctgcaggcgtcgatagtcacattgatcgacgcttccagaccgccccacaatccgaACATCTGCTTCACGGCCATCGAACAATGGCGCAGTacagccatgccggccaccacgccccaggtgcctggGCCATTCCACCCTGTCCCCCATATGGCACGGCCGCAtccatacatgcgccctatgCCTCCCCAGTTCCCTGGGCCAACATTCCAcccccaacatcagcaccactatgctggcgaggaacaagctACCCAGctgcaggtccagcatagtggtgctgaaatgcaggcgtatgCCTCCCCGGGCCAACAATACCAACACCTATGA